GTCGGCCTCCGTGCGATCGCCGGCGTTGACCAGATTGCGGGCCATCTGGGTCAGGGCATCGACCACCGCGAAGATGGTCAAGGCTCCCTGCCGCTGGGCCGACTCGATGGCCTGCTTAGCCAGCTTCTGCTGGATGCCGCGTTGCTGCAGGACCTTCAGGGCCTCGTCGGCGTCGGTCCCGAGTCGGGTCTGCATCGCCTTGCGGACCACCTGGACGAAGCCATCCCGCCGCTGGTCCCGCTTTTCGACCAGGGCCCCCACCCGCCGGCGAATCTCGGCCAGTGAGTCGTGGACGTTGGCCGTGTGCTTGCGGGTGAACTCGGCCACCTCTACCGCGTCCCAGACGATGTGGTTCTGACAAATAGCCTGGAACCAGAACGTCTGGATGCCCACCGACCGCCGGCCGACCTCGGAGTTCCAGACGAAGAACCCCGGGGCGAAGGCCTCGCCGTCGATCTCCGCCCAGCCGGTCGGGTCGATCAGGAAACAGAACATGTCCTGCTCACCGCAGTACAGCCCCGTCCCCCCTTTCGGTCGCGATGTCGCCGGCGGATCTTCCCACGGGGGAAGGTCGTCGGCCGCGGCTGGCGGCCCCAGCCCCTCGGCGGCCTGCTGAGGCGGCTGGAAGTCGGTGGCGAATTCCCGCAGCATGGTCAGCACGTCGGCGTTGTAGAGCCGGGTGTAGGCCGTGCCGTGAATCGCTCGCACCGTCGTGCCTGCGGTCAGCACCTGCATGGGCTTGCCCTCGGTGGGCATCGTCTCCTGCAGGGCCCGGCTGGCGGTCTCCGGCGACAGCCGGTTGAGCGTGTCCTTGCTCACCCCGGCCAGCCGGCAAAGCTGGGAGAACGACCAGTCGTTCAAGTAGAACTCCCGGTCCATGTCGAAGCCCAGGACCACGGTGCCCGGCTGACAGTTGGGCCGCAGGTTCTGCGGGGCCGGCCAGTGCTCGGCCGCGTGTTGCTTCTCGTTCTGGCAAAACTGCCAGAGCTCGATCAGCGAACCGAAGCGTTCATCCGGGCTTCGGCGGAACAGTTCCTCACTTGCTCGGGTCAGATTCTGCATGATCATCTCCTTCGTGAAAAAGCGTCCGTAGACGCAACCTCGATACTCGACCTTGGTTGGCACCACCGGTCTCTCGTGTGGTGAATCAGGCCGCGGGCACCGAGGAACTGCCGATGCTCTCGATCAGGGTTATGCGATGGCGAGGCGGAAGCGTGATGTGAAAGCCGCGTCCCCTCCCCTACCGCCGGCGAGTCAGGTGAAAGAACACCGCGTTGATCAGAATGAAGATTCGCCAGCGCGATGGCAGGCGATGCTGTGGAAAGATGGCGTTGGCGGGGCATTCGTGAACGCACAAACCGCAATCGATGCAGAGTTCGGGGTCGATGTAGAGCATCGTGGCTCGCGACCAGGCGGGATCCGCCGGCGTCGGGCCGATGCAGTCCACCGGACAAATCGCCAGGCACGCGCCGCAGCGGGGTCCCCGGCAGGGTTGGGCAATCACGTGGGTCATCAGGTCATCCTCGTCTCAAGGGGTCAGGTGGAGGCATGACCCGCGAATAGAACCTCTCTGCGACGGGCCGACGTTGGCTCCGTCGAAACCGACAGTCAGCTTGCGTCGGACGGACTCGCCTGCTGGTCCAGGATCCAGGTGTGGACCTGGTCGATGGTCTTGGCCAGAAGCAGCAGGTCGTCGCGGCCGAAGCTGGACGTTTCCTTCCACTCCTCGCCGTCCTTGTAGATGCGGGCAAGGGTCACGTTGAAACGCGTTCCGTTGCTCGTGTCGTTGGCCCAAACCAAGGCCTTGATGTGGCCATGGCGGACTTCCTGAACGGGTCGATTGACTGACTTGGACATAAAGCACCTCCTTTAGAACCTGGGCAAGGTCATGGTCTCCCACCTGACAAGAGGGTTATGCGGACCTCGATGGCGGGTGTGACCTCCGCGATGGTTGGGTGGGCCCGGCAAGACGCCGCTTTGTTGGGCGGGGGCGGGTTGGTATCATGGATGTCATGGTTTTGTAACAGCGGGCGGAATCGAGACAGAACATCGGGAGCAGGAGCGAAAGAAGCCATGAGACGAGAATCCCGCACCAAGCCGGGGCTGGCCTTCGGTATCCTCTGTGTGTTGGCCGGCAGCCTGCACGCGGCTCCCTACACACTGATTGACCTCGGCGACATACCGGGTGGACAAGACTTCAGTTGGGCCCAGGACATCAACAACGCGGGTCAAGTCGCAGGCTTCAGCGAGGGCGCATCCGACTGGCGGGCGTTCCGCTGGAATAGCACGGCCGGGATGCAAGATCTGGGCACCTTGCCCGGCGGCGATGACTTCAGCTGGGCCTGGGGCATCAACGATGCGGGACAGGTCGTGGGTGGAAGCGGATGGGCCAACGAACAGGCATTCTTGTGGGAGAGCGGCCGTGGGATGCAGGGATTGGGAGCTCTACCGGGCACATCCGCCAGTCGAGCCCTCGGCATCGACAGCAATGGCCAAGTCGTGGGTTGGAGCGGAGAGCGGGCGTTCGTGTGGGATGGTGTCAATGGCATGCGGGACTTGAACACGGTGCTTGATGCCGGCAGCAGCGGCTGGACCCTTGAATCGGCGAATGCCATAAACGACCATGGCTGGATCATCGGCACTGGTCGCACTGCGACGGGCGTGCAATCGTTCCTGTACGACACGCTCCACGGGATTCAAAGCCTGTCCATCTCCGCCAACGCTATCAACGAGAACGGCTACGTCGTCGGGAGTGACGGCCAGCACGCCTTTCTCTGGGACAGCATGAGCGGGACGCACGACCTTGGTGACTTGCCCGGTGGGGATGATGTGAGTTGGGCTAACGCCATCAACGACGCCGGCCAGGTCGTGGGGGCTGGGACGACCGCAGTTGGCCAACGTGCGTTTCTGTGGGACAGCGTGAATGGTATGCGCGATCTGAACGCCCTGCTGGATGCCGGCGGCGAGGGATGGACACTCACCGAAGCGTGGGCCGTCAACGATCGAGGTTGGATTGTCGGCGTCGGGGAGAACCCTGGCGGAGCAGGCCATGCTTTTTTACTCGTGCCTGAGCCGGCGAGTCTAATCATGATGGCTGTCGGGCTGGGTGGGCTGGCTCGGCGTCGGCAGTTGGTTTTGTTCACCGAGCGGCCTGCACAGGAGCGAAAGAAGCCATGGGACGAGAATCACATCTGAAGGCGTTGGTTTGCGTGTCCGTGTTGGCCCTGGCCGTGTCACAGGCCCCGGCCGACGTGTTCAACATGGGCGGGACACGGAACCCTGATGGCTCGTGGAATGGCCTGGCCAGCCTGGAAACCGTGCCGGTGGGCAACGTAGGAAATGCGCCGGACCCGCGGCACGGCGCGTACAACTTCGGCCAAGTGGACTACCCGTACAGCATTGGCAAGTATGAGGTGACAGCGGGGCAGTATTGCGAGTTTCTCAATGCGGTCGCGAGAACAGACATGTATGGGCTCTACAATCCGTCCATGTGGTCGGATAGCTCGGGCTGCAAGATCCAGCGAGCCAACGCGCCCGGGAGCTACACGTACAACGTCGCGTCGGATTGGGCCAATCGCCCTGTCAACTTCGTGAGCTTCCTGGACGGGTGCCGATTCGCGAACTGGGTCCATAATGGCCAGCCAGCCGGAGACCAAGAAGTTGGCAGCACGGAGACGGGCGCCTATACGCTCGATGGTAACAGTGTGACAATTGCTCGCAACTCGGGCTGGCGATGGGCGGTGACGAATTGGAACGAATGGTACAAGGCTGCGTACCATAAGAACGATGGCCTTGCCGGCGACTATTGGAGTTACCCCACGAGCGGCGAGACACTACCGAGTAACGACTTCATTGATCCCGATCCTGGCAATAGTGCGAACTTCTACGATGACGCCGGCACGTACACCATAGGCGATCCCTATTGGCGCACACAGGTCGGTGAGTTTGAGAACTCAGGGAGCCCTTACGGCACATTCGATCAAGGCGGGAACATTCGAGAATGGACAGAAAGGGCTACGCCTAATTCGCTTCGCTTCACGCTGGGGGGCGGGTTCTCCATCCCCGGTTTTTACCTGTCCGCGACAGAGGGCCTCTCTAACGCCGTTCCCCCGATGGCCGAGATCAGCAGCATCGGTCTTCGCGTCGTTGCCGTTCCCGAGCCTGGAACGCTCACGTTGATTGTGGCGGCATTGGCCGGTCTGGTTCGGCGTAGGCACACCTGATCACAACTTGAAAGCTGAGTCGGCCGACTACATGAGATCCAGGGCGCCCTCGCGTGCGGGCATGACAACCTGGATGATCCGGGTGGCCGCCTGCTGGATTCTGGCGAGTGATGCCGCGAGGGTCTCCTTGTCGCCGTGGTAAAGCTGGATGTAGTCGGCGGCGGCTCCGTTCGTCCGCAGGCCGGCGGCCTGGCAAACCACGAAGGCGACCGCTTCCGCTTCGGTCTCGCGGATCGTGCGGGTGGTCGTGGAGCGGTCCTGGCCGCGGTGGAGCATCTCGTGGGCCAGTTCGTGGGCCAGCGTGCTGAACTCCTCCGCCGGCGTCTGGCCGCGGCGAAGGGCGATCCGGCCGCCGGAGGATACGCCATCCGCCCCACCGAGATCGTCTTCGTATTCCACGGCAATCCCGAGCTCGCCGGCGAGGCCTCGGAGCTTATCGGTTTTGCCGGCGGGGTCGCCGGTCACCTCCGCCAGTTCCGGCAGCGGCTCGCCATCCGTCTGGCTCACGTCGAACACGTAGGCTGCCTTGAAGCCGGCCACGAAGCGGTCGTGGCTGTCGGCCGCAGTGCTGTCCACCTCGCGGCGGTCCTCCTCGTGATTGCGCCGGACGATCGGGGCGATGATGACGATGCCTTTCTCGCCCTTTCGGACGAAGCGACCGAGCTTCCGCCACGCCTGGTAGCCAGCGACGCGGCTGGCGTCGGGTTTCTGGATGGCGATCAGCAGGATGTTGCCGAAGCTGTAGCGGTGGAACCGGGCCATGGTCCCGAGGTAGGCCCGGAGCCGGTCGCTGTGGCCGGCCTCCAACGCGGCGGCGAGTTGATCCAATGCCTGATCGGCGAGTGTCTTGGCTTGCTCGTTCTTCATGATGCTGTCCTCCTGTCTAGCGGGTTTGTGTTTCTTCACCGGGGCTGAGAAACCAAACCCGCGGGGACCGGAGGACGGCCGCGGAGCGGCCCGCCGGCCCGGGTCACGGGGCCTCCGGGCAAGGCGAGTGACACGCGAAGGCGTGGCCGCGAGGCTTGCAGCCACGGGACCCCCCTACCGCTTGTGGCCGGCGGACGCGGAGCGAAGCCTTCAGCGAACGGGCAAGCCGATGAGCCGAATGGGCGTGGGTAACAACCGAGTGCCGCGAGGGTCGGGCGTTACGTTGTTGGGTCGGGCTCCCTGGGCGTGGGCGGGTTCCAGGCGGGAACGGTATCGACGCTGAAACCCCGTCGTTCGCACCAGGCCCGGTGTGAACCGCCGTCGAGAAGATGCTCGATCAGGCTGAGACCCGAATCGACGACGGCGCGGATGTTGTGGAGTTCGGGGCCTTTGGCCGTCATGAGCGTTTCGACCTTGCCGGTGTCCGGGCAGACCCGGTGGATGGCCAGCGAGTAACCCACGCCGTGGGCGGAGGTGACCTCCATCACCTCGGCTGTCACCCAGCCGGACCAGAACAGGTGAACGGTTTTCATCATGGTGTTTCCCTCCGGATGAAGCGGCGGGCGGCGATGCCGGCCGCGTCCAGGTTGCTTATCACAACGCCGCGGCGGATGGCCAGGACTGTTTGCCGGCCACAAATCCAGGGGCGCCTGTGTGGTTTGGATGCCGCGGCGGCGGCCATGGGTGCGTCGTGCGGTCGCCAGGCGGCAAGGTCCGTTTTCGGGGCCTGCCCCTGTACCCCCCTACCGTTTGCGGCCGGCGGACCCTGGGCCGGGAGGCTTCCCCCGAAGCGATGTTTCGTTTATTTCGCATGTTGCTTTTGTTTCGTTTAGACGATATACTCCGGTAGGAGGTTTCGAGCCATGACCACGCTGGTGAAAGAGACGTTCGAGCCGGTCGCCCCGACCGAGGCCGAGGCGGCCCTGGCCCGGGAATCGAGCCGGGCCCTGGCCCCCCTGCTGGCGGACGCTGGCGAGGTGCGGTTGCGGCTGCAGCCGGCCAAGGGCCGGCCGGAGATCGTCGCCCTGCCCGCGGCGGCGGTGCGGCTGCTCGTGGACATCCTGACGCAAATGGCCCAGGGTCATGCGGTCACGTTGATCCCCATTCACGCCGAACTCAGCACCCAGCAGGCGGCGGACATGCTGAATGTCTCTCGCCCGTTCCTGGTGAAGCTGCTGGAGGATGGCAAGCTGCCCTACCGCAAGGTGGGCACGCACCGTCGGGTGCTCTTCCGCGACGTGCTGGCCTTCAAGCGGCGCAGCGACGAGGAACGTCGCGAGGCCCTGCGGGCCTTGGCGGAACAGGGACAGGCGTTGGACATGGGCTATTGAGCGTGGCGACCTTCACCGCGATTTACGACGCGTCCGTTCTGTACCCCGCACCCCTGCGGGATCTCCTGCTCCACCTGGCCCTGACGGACCTGTTTCGGGCTCGCTGGACGGCGGCGATTCATGAAGAGTGGATGGAGGCGTTGCTGGCCGACCGGCCGGACCTGTCGCGGGAGAAACTGGAGCGCACACGGCAGCTGATGGACGCCTCGGTACTGGATTGCCTGGTTGAAGGCTATGAAGACCTGATGCCGGGGCTACAACTGCCCGACCCCGATGACCGCCACGTGCTGGCCGCGGCGATTCGCGTCGGGGCCGACGTGATCGTGACGGCCAACCTCAAGCACTTTCCGGCGTCGGCGCTGGCCGGCTACGGCATCGACGCTCAACATCCCGACCAGTTCATCCATCACTTGCTGGACCTGGCCCCCGGACCGGTGTGCGTGGCCGTCAAGACGCATCGGCAGGGCCTGAAGAATCCGCCGAAAACCATCAGCCAGTACCTGGAGACGTTGGAGCGGCAGGTCTTGCCGGAAACGGTGGCCGCCCTCCGGGCGTTCGAGGAACTGCTCTGAATCGAGCGGGCCTCATTCCCTTGTGCCGGAGAGTGTGCGGCGACCGGCGGAACCCGTCCAGGACTTCGCCCATGCCTGGGCTCCGGACAGCCGGCCCTTCCCTGGGCCGAACTCCTCCTGGACCGAACCCGCCGGCCGCCCGGGGGAGGCTCCGCTAAGAAGGGAATGAGGCGGTGTGAAATGGCTGTCCGCCGGTGGTTGCCGGCGACGCTGGATCGACGGGCCAGGACGGCTGCGGGTTGGCGGCGGGCCGTGCCGGGACGAGACGTGCATCTGGGCGACGGTCACGGGTACAATAGACTGACGAGCCGGCGAGCTCGCCGGCCGGCGAGGCTCTTTGGCACGCGAAGAGAGAATCCCCTCCACGCGAACAAATCCCCTTTGTGGGTTTGTTGTTCCGCCCGCGGACCGTCAGGTCCATGCCGCCAGGGCGTGACACAAAAAACGGCGGCGGGCAAGGCAGAGCGATCGGTCGTGCGGCTCTCTTGTCGGTGGCATTGTGCGAGTTGTCCGAGTGATTTCGGCGGCTCGTGTAGTGACATTTAGACAACAGGAGGGTTGCCATGTTCCGTATCTTGAAAAAGAAGCCCATCACGAGAGTGTATCACGCCATCCCGGCCGATTTCGGTTGGGAGTCTCGGCCGTCGACTTTCCGGCCATCATGCTACAGGCTGGTCGCCGAGGTTGAGACCGTGGACTTGAAGATGGCGTACAGCTTAACCAACCACGGAGAGGACGATTGGGCACGTAACCGGGGCGTCAAAGCCCGCGGAAACGAACGCCGTTCGACCTCCGTGGGGGATATCCTGGTGACGCCGGACAACCGAGTGTTTCGCGTTGCGAGCTTCGGTTTCATCCACTTGTTCACGCTGGAATGAGGCACTCGCGTGAAGGCAAAGTCGTTCTGACCTTGCCGGCCTCGGACATCCGTCCGGGGCCTCTTTTATGCGCCCGGATGCTCGCGGGGCAGCCCGCGTCGCGGTCAATGACGACGCGCGAAGACTATCGCGAGGTAGGCAACGATGACACCGATCGCGGCGTCGGGCCGGGCGAATGCGAAAGCGATCAACAACAGCACCAGAGTGAAGCCTGCGTCCATGATCGTTTGTATGCCACATTCCGCCAAGAATGTCACGCCCGCCACGCTGATCGCGACTTGACCGTCATGAGCGTTCCGACCTTGCCGGTGTCCGGGCAGACGCGGTGGATGGCCAGGGCTGTTTGCCGGCGACAAGTTCACGGGTGCCCGCGATGCACCGGCGGCTCTCGACGATGCGCCGCGGTTTTCCGCGACGGAACGTCCGCGTTCGCGGCCTGCCGTATACGGCCGTCGCCCTCGGGTCCTCGCCAGGAGGGCCGCCAGGCCTCCGGGACCCGAGGGGGATCGGCCGTAGGCGGGCCCGCCCCCCCTGCCGGTATGGTCCCGAGCCTGAGGGCTCCTCACGTGGGGCAATTGACCGTGGAGTGTGGATTACGCGGCTTTGTAGGTACGGCGCCGAAGCAGAAACGTCATGCTTGCGGCCATCAGTACCAGCGTCCCAGGCTCTGGCAAGCCTGTGACACTGTAAATCCAGGGCAGGTGTGGGTAAATCGGTTGACCACCTGAGAGAACCCCATTTACCGCAAAGGAGTCCACGGCGAACAACTCGTTTGCCTCGGTAAGCCACGGACCACCTGAGTCACCAGGCGTGCTCGCCCACTCGAGCGGCAAAGCGTTTGGCCCTTGGCGGAAGAGTGCCTGGATGTACCCACCCAAACCGAAAGCCTCGGCACTCACTTCATTGTTGCCAGCCCGCTTCTTCCAGTCGG
This sequence is a window from Phycisphaerae bacterium. Protein-coding genes within it:
- a CDS encoding helix-turn-helix domain-containing protein — translated: MTTLVKETFEPVAPTEAEAALARESSRALAPLLADAGEVRLRLQPAKGRPEIVALPAAAVRLLVDILTQMAQGHAVTLIPIHAELSTQQAADMLNVSRPFLVKLLEDGKLPYRKVGTHRRVLFRDVLAFKRRSDEERREALRALAEQGQALDMGY
- a CDS encoding PIN domain-containing protein, whose product is MATFTAIYDASVLYPAPLRDLLLHLALTDLFRARWTAAIHEEWMEALLADRPDLSREKLERTRQLMDASVLDCLVEGYEDLMPGLQLPDPDDRHVLAAAIRVGADVIVTANLKHFPASALAGYGIDAQHPDQFIHHLLDLAPGPVCVAVKTHRQGLKNPPKTISQYLETLERQVLPETVAALRAFEELL
- a CDS encoding ImmA/IrrE family metallo-endopeptidase — its product is MKNEQAKTLADQALDQLAAALEAGHSDRLRAYLGTMARFHRYSFGNILLIAIQKPDASRVAGYQAWRKLGRFVRKGEKGIVIIAPIVRRNHEEDRREVDSTAADSHDRFVAGFKAAYVFDVSQTDGEPLPELAEVTGDPAGKTDKLRGLAGELGIAVEYEDDLGGADGVSSGGRIALRRGQTPAEEFSTLAHELAHEMLHRGQDRSTTTRTIRETEAEAVAFVVCQAAGLRTNGAAADYIQLYHGDKETLAASLARIQQAATRIIQVVMPAREGALDLM
- a CDS encoding PEP-CTERM sorting domain-containing protein gives rise to the protein MRRESRTKPGLAFGILCVLAGSLHAAPYTLIDLGDIPGGQDFSWAQDINNAGQVAGFSEGASDWRAFRWNSTAGMQDLGTLPGGDDFSWAWGINDAGQVVGGSGWANEQAFLWESGRGMQGLGALPGTSASRALGIDSNGQVVGWSGERAFVWDGVNGMRDLNTVLDAGSSGWTLESANAINDHGWIIGTGRTATGVQSFLYDTLHGIQSLSISANAINENGYVVGSDGQHAFLWDSMSGTHDLGDLPGGDDVSWANAINDAGQVVGAGTTAVGQRAFLWDSVNGMRDLNALLDAGGEGWTLTEAWAVNDRGWIVGVGENPGGAGHAFLLVPEPASLIMMAVGLGGLARRRQLVLFTERPAQERKKPWDENHI
- a CDS encoding ferredoxin family protein, coding for MTHVIAQPCRGPRCGACLAICPVDCIGPTPADPAWSRATMLYIDPELCIDCGLCVHECPANAIFPQHRLPSRWRIFILINAVFFHLTRRR
- a CDS encoding SUMF1/EgtB/PvdO family nonheme iron enzyme, with the protein product MGRESHLKALVCVSVLALAVSQAPADVFNMGGTRNPDGSWNGLASLETVPVGNVGNAPDPRHGAYNFGQVDYPYSIGKYEVTAGQYCEFLNAVARTDMYGLYNPSMWSDSSGCKIQRANAPGSYTYNVASDWANRPVNFVSFLDGCRFANWVHNGQPAGDQEVGSTETGAYTLDGNSVTIARNSGWRWAVTNWNEWYKAAYHKNDGLAGDYWSYPTSGETLPSNDFIDPDPGNSANFYDDAGTYTIGDPYWRTQVGEFENSGSPYGTFDQGGNIREWTERATPNSLRFTLGGGFSIPGFYLSATEGLSNAVPPMAEISSIGLRVVAVPEPGTLTLIVAALAGLVRRRHT